In the genome of Naumovozyma dairenensis CBS 421 chromosome 7, complete genome, the window ttctttttccaatGGAGGGGAGATTAGATTAATCGGAGGAAACTATATTAAAATACAGAAGCAAAGACGtgaatgaataaattgaaaaacgATGATTTTTTGTGTTGATTCCAAAAACAGTTTTGCTTAAGCTCTTGgcttttccttcttttctttccatAAAGCCAATAAGGAGACACCCGAGACCTTGACGACCTTGAATCTAACACCTGGCATATCACCCTTAGCTTTACCCTTCTTACCGAAACCGGCTAATAAGACTTcgtcattttcatcaacaaAGTTTAAACAACCATCATTTGGAACGAAAGCAGTAACTTTCTTACCGTTCTTGATTAATTGAACTCTAACACACTTTCTGATAGCAGAGTTAGGTTGTTTAGATTCAATACCTAACTTTTCTAAAACGATACCTTTAGCGTGAGAAGAACCACCAAATGGAGAAGACTTGAAAGCTGTTCCCAACAATCTCTTCTTATAGTTGTTTTCGGCCCAACGGCtgttaaaatatttaagtTAAAATGAAGTTTAACATTTCTTGTTAGTAAATCATGTCATTAATCCTCCTCTTTTTTGTGTGCAAAACCTTGAAACAGAAATAGACTAGGACATGCTTTTTATATTAGTGTCCGCAAGGTCTACATTTCATTCATCGAATCATTTCcgtttctttctttttcttgtcccttctttgaaatttggatttatGAAGTTATTTTGATCATTTCGAATGCATCCTTGCAACTCGTTGTTTCTTGTGGTATGGTTCAACCTCTTCACTTTCCTTCTAGTAGACCGTTTTATTATTCACTAGTGTTCATTCCCGATAAGGTTTTGCATCATATTTATTCAAGATTGTAGATATCATACTTGTTTCTTCTGTGGACACGCAACTTTCTTGCAGAGTTCAAACCTCTTGGTTTACCTTTACCCATTTTTGGCTATAGTTTATTGTTCTTGGTTTCTTTAATTAGAACTAAGAGCGTACATATTTCCCAATAATTAATACTACAAATTAATATCGACCTTAGATAGTACTCTTCACATCATCAGATTTACCAGGAGGAACATACCTCTTCCTCCTCTCTGTCTAGAGGGAATCTCTCCCCTTCCAGCCTGCCTACCTACTAAGAAAGGACGGCCTAATCAATCTCCTACAGAGTAAGGGAGTTGGCGGAACTGTGGCCCCGCCCCCTTACTGGGAGTATTTTACACTCCCGCCCCACCAACGTGGAACTCCCTTCGAAATTTTCCAGAAAGAGTGAAGAAATACTCAGGCGGAGTTTGAATACAGCGAAaacattcaaaaaaaagcaGACGCTAAAAAATTTCCCTTGGCAACATGTGTGGGTGATATATTCCTGGTGTACAGATGTACTGTCCAATATTTCAGGGTGTCAAAGATGACTTCTGACGAGGTTCTAAAGTCTAGAAGCAACATTGTAAAAGTTAGAATACCATTATGCAACCTAGAAGTGTCTATAGAATACACACATGAAATGAGCCAGCtaattattatatcatcATGAGCTCAAAGCTACCACAGTGTTTACCCTTTTATATTTTGAGTTAAGcactttttttttggcatttttcttttaacaTTAATCATGAAAGAATCTAcaagtgaaaaatatataagaacCTTGGTTGCACaatatttacaaaagaAAGGATTTAAATCCACCTTAGCTTCATTTTTGAACGAAGCTAACGTACCACTTGCCGTTACTAAGAATGAAAACCAAGAACAATTAGACGATTTAGAAACTATAATAAAGGAACGAATTCAGTTCAATGAACATAATATATCTGATAAGTTAAAAAGATTGAcattaaatgatttttcaacaaacaacaataacacGTCAGAGTACAGCTCTCATTTCTCCTCATGGGATTATAAGAAGATATTCGTAGAACAAAGCCATGTAGAATGCTCAGGTATACCACTGTCAGTAGGATTTGACGCCCCTAACGATGAGGACATAGTGGTTTCCACATCTGCCAAAGAAGTAAATATATACGGAAATAAATCAGGAGATTTATTAGGTAGCTTGAAACCAATATCTGGTATAGCAAAATTGTGTGGTTCTATCGGAAACTACTATTACACAGCATCAATGGATGGATCATTGAACATCTACGGTGACGATTTGAATTTACTTGTCAATAGATGTAGTAAAATACATGGGAGAATGATCACTAATGTCAAGTTTTGGTACAatggaaatgaaaaatgcTGGTTCATTATTAGTACTGGTCTAGATCATATCCTAAAGTTAActaaaatgaaaatatcgCCTGATTGCGCTGTGACATTCGAGGAATTAGCTTCTACAGGAGTTCAAGCTTGTACAGGATTAGAACTACATCCCAATGGAGACAATATGCCTAGCATATTAGTATGTAAAGCAGATTTTACAAAAGTTACTTGCTATGAAATAATGAATGATCATCAATTCACCATCTCGTATAACATTGCTTTGAATAATACTGAATTTAGTTCACATTCATTCAGTGTCAGAGCTATGACTATTATTGAACATTCAAATCCTATACTCTCATCGtatgataatgatactGATTTTTTGATTGTTCTCACTTCACATATACCTTACATGAGAGTTATAGTGGCTGAATTGccaaaaagagaaaatattaagGACGAACTTTCAGAAAAAGACCCCATTATTCCGACATATTGGGACAAGATACGTAGAAATATTGCGACGGAGATATTCCAAGATAATTATTCACAACCAGTTGTGACCGTACTCGATCAGTGTAAAGGTATAATTATTGGTGCAGATAAAGGTATTTACGGTCTTGACGTAAATACTGGAGATTCATGGAAATTAGATATGCCtaattttgtaaatgaTGAAAGGGTCAAGTGTTTGAGTAGTAATCGTGGAGGATCTGCATTCGCAGCAGGATTGGCTAACAAATCGGTGCACCAATGGTCCGTTCTATAAATTTAAACCATGTTCCATTTGCtcataaaattatatttactAGATTATAGGAACTTTTAAAGCGAAGGAACAGTTTTTTAGTAATATGTTCAAGTATGCTATATGTTaacataaaatatttaaactGTGAATAGATATAAAGTTatagaagaaaaggaagagCCCAATAATTACAACAATGTTGATTGAAAATCTTTCCTTGttttttttacaaaatatgcCATTACTTATcaactttttttcttgtataTAATGAAAGTAAATCATACATTCAATATGCGTTCTACTATGAAGTTCGGTATCGTTGTAATTAGAATTTTCTCGTGAAGTTGCATTATTTTTacatttatcattattaaaaagCCCATTATAGGATTCTAGAACTCCACTTGAGGTTGTGATTGACTTTGAAACTGTTGGCCATCATTACTACTATGATAATTATTtctattgttattgttataaCCACCTCTATTACCACCTCTACCTCTATAGTTGCCTCTACCTCTACCACCTCTACCTCTATAGTTGCCTCTACCTCTACCACCTCTACCACCATGGAAATTTGGTCTTGCAGAAGTTTGTCCGAAAGTATCCAAATTCAATACTTTCTCCTCTTGCCATCTCATGTTTGTATTAGTTTCGGTGGAAGTCGAAATTGTATCAAAAAAGGATGATTTCCTGTTGTAGAAAGTTTCCGGATCAGCTTGTGCAGCTTGTTGAGCAGTGACTGTTTGAGTTTGAATAGTTTGTTCAATAGTAGAGGCAACGGGCTCAGCGACGGCGTCATGATGAGACTGGGATAACTCTTGTTTAGTGAATTTGGCATTATTCGATTGGAAATCGAAATCTGACTTTGGGATCTCAATATTTCTTTGCTGAGAACGTCTCGTATGAGAATGAGAATGGTTCTTATGTTCGTTATTATGGGGATGATGATCATGTCTTCTTGGTTCTTCGCCTTCTAcatgttgttgttgttgttgttgttgttgttgttgttcttttcTTGGCTGTTCATTTTGAGATGCAACTTCTTCTGTAGGTACAGATGCGATAGGAGCAGGTTCTTCTTGATGGACGGCTGCAGCAGAAGGAGCAGGTTCTTCTTGTTGCTGTTGGTGTTGTTGCGCTTGCTGTTGATGTTGATATTGATCAGCAGTTGATGTAATACCGCCTTGATTTGGTGCATAAACACCATAACCAGCCATCGCTTGTGGTACTTGCGGTGGAGCTGCCTGTTGCTCAGCAATTGGCACTGGAACCACAGGAGTAGCACTTGGTGGCAAAACTGGATGAACATCTTCAATACTTACTTCTAAAATACTCAAATCCTTCACCTCATTCCCATTAAATTTAACTGACTTAtagatattattagttgGATATATTTCATCGGGACCCCAACCCTTACGGCCTTCTGTTCCAAAACAACGGACTTCATTCAAAGTTACTGTACCTTTCTCGGAGTCAATTCCCTCTAATAAACCGACGTACCTGTTGTCGGTAACGGAGATCAGAGAAATGGTTTTCCCGATATATTGTGACATACTGGAATTGCTTTTGCTTGCACTGcacttctttttctttcgCTAGCACAGAACTTCTCTTCTGGGTATCTGTTTCGTCTGTATTGTCTATTTCTATGCCTATGAAACTGAGttataaaattatttattgctGTTTCTTAACTTTAAGATATGAAGAAACCCGTACACCACCCAGAAGGTGTGGAATATATGAATTAGAATATTGAAGTTATATCAAAAGTAAAGAGAAGTATCCAGCTGATTAGATGTCTTCCTCATCTGAAAGGTGGTCTATAACTATTGCTGTTGCTACTGTTCTTGTCTGGATTCTCATGTGTTCTTGTGTTATTCAGGGCATTCGTTCCCATACTGGGTCTTTTTGACATTGGTTTTGAGATCCGAGCAGCATAGCCTTGTAATATCGTTCCTCTTCTCTGAGCAGTCGAGGATGCCTGAACATTATTACCCTTTACAACGACTCTAGTTGCTCTGTGGCCTAACGATCTTCTTGCCCCACCGTTGTCTTGAGTTGCTGTTGTTCTTTCATTCCTACTCCCATACATGTCCGCGTTAGACGCTACACTATTCCTGATCGTATGTAAGATGGAGTGCCTTCTTAACTTACTATTCTCTGCATTCCGATTGTTTGCTCCCAATCGGTTGGTACCTGCTGTTTGAGATCGTATCCTCTGGGTATCGATGGCTGGATTGGAAACAAAAGATGCTTCACTACTGTTATCGTCAATATCCTGCTCTTGTTCATCCTCCCGCAGGTTCTTGTGTAAATGTTCAGCGTGTATTGATGCGGTTCTTTTCGTACCTTGGGTGGACGGGAATAATGGTTGAGCAAATTTGCCCCTTTGCTGAGGCAAATTACTGTTATTACTACtgctactactactattagGTCTTGGCTTCTGGGCGGCTGCCCTATGATCTTTCACAGCGGCCAGTTGTCTCTGTaaccttttcttttcatccTTCAAATTCTCtaatcttttcattattttcaactCTTTCTCCAAATCGTGGGGAACGTTAGGAAACTCAACACACCATGAATTACACATTAATCCATAAAGTAAAGAACCGACGGATTCATTCAAATCCACGAGACTTTCATGAATAAAATTAAGCCTCGTGAAATTGGTATCTAGAGTAACCATAGATTC includes:
- the SCD6 gene encoding Scd6p (similar to Saccharomyces cerevisiae SCD6 (YPR129W); ancestral locus Anc_3.464) — translated: MSQYIGKTISLISVTDNRYVGLLEGIDSEKGTVTLNEVRCFGTEGRKGWGPDEIYPTNNIYKSVKFNGNEVKDLSILEVSIEDVHPVLPPSATPVVPVPIAEQQAAPPQVPQAMAGYGVYAPNQGGITSTADQYQHQQQAQQHQQQQEEPAPSAAAVHQEEPAPIASVPTEEVASQNEQPRKEQQQQQQQQQQHVEGEEPRRHDHHPHNNEHKNHSHSHTRRSQQRNIEIPKSDFDFQSNNAKFTKQELSQSHHDAVAEPVASTIEQTIQTQTVTAQQAAQADPETFYNRKSSFFDTISTSTETNTNMRWQEEKVLNLDTFGQTSARPNFHGGRGGRGRGNYRGRGGRGRGNYRGRGGNRGGYNNNNRNNYHSSNDGQQFQSQSQPQVEF
- the NDAI0G01040 gene encoding uncharacterized protein (similar to Saccharomyces cerevisiae YGR117C; ancestral locus Anc_3.466) — translated: MKESTSEKYIRTLVAQYLQKKGFKSTLASFLNEANVPLAVTKNENQEQLDDLETIIKERIQFNEHNISDKLKRLTLNDFSTNNNNTSEYSSHFSSWDYKKIFVEQSHVECSGIPLSVGFDAPNDEDIVVSTSAKEVNIYGNKSGDLLGSLKPISGIAKLCGSIGNYYYTASMDGSLNIYGDDLNLLVNRCSKIHGRMITNVKFWYNGNEKCWFIISTGLDHILKLTKMKISPDCAVTFEELASTGVQACTGLELHPNGDNMPSILVCKADFTKVTCYEIMNDHQFTISYNIALNNTEFSSHSFSVRAMTIIEHSNPILSSYDNDTDFLIVLTSHIPYMRVIVAELPKRENIKDELSEKDPIIPTYWDKIRRNIATEIFQDNYSQPVVTVLDQCKGIIIGADKGIYGLDVNTGDSWKLDMPNFVNDERVKCLSSNRGGSAFAAGLANKSVHQWSVL
- the RPS23A gene encoding 40S ribosomal protein uS12 (similar to Saccharomyces cerevisiae RPS23A (YGR118W) and RPS23B (YPR132W); ancestral locus Anc_3.467); its protein translation is MGKGKPRGLNSARKLRVHRRNNRWAENNYKKRLLGTAFKSSPFGGSSHAKGIVLEKLGIESKQPNSAIRKCVRVQLIKNGKKVTAFVPNDGCLNFVDENDEVLLAGFGKKGKAKGDMPGVRFKVVKVSGVSLLALWKEKKEKPRA
- the DAM1 gene encoding Dam1p (similar to Saccharomyces cerevisiae DAM1 (YGR113W); ancestral locus Anc_3.458), producing the protein MNQEQSEHGNNTNINELGTTTALPTTDYKLSISSNPGSRRSSMNDGDFSSSNNLHQQHLKYSDDLHRTPGSDAADAFHSNTDNNGDDGNVLLQTYLLPQIQELTESMVTLDTNFTRLNFIHESLVDLNESVGSLLYGLMCNSWCVEFPNVPHDLEKELKIMKRLENLKDEKKRLQRQLAAVKDHRAAAQKPRPNSSSSSSNNSNLPQQRGKFAQPLFPSTQGTKRTASIHAEHLHKNLREDEQEQDIDDNSSEASFVSNPAIDTQRIRSQTAGTNRLGANNRNAENSKLRRHSILHTIRNSVASNADMYGSRNERTTATQDNGGARRSLGHRATRVVVKGNNVQASSTAQRRGTILQGYAARISKPMSKRPSMGTNALNNTRTHENPDKNSSNSNSYRPPFR